The Filimonas lacunae genomic sequence ATTGCCCGGGTACATAACTGCCGCCTGGCACCTGGAAGGCGATATTTAAGCGGTTATAACCATTGATGGCAATAGTAGCCGCGGTAAGATCCAGTAATTCTTCTTCGGAAAACTGTTCGCGCGCCTGTTGATATACCTGGTCGGGTACTTGTTTGTTGGGAAGCGTGGTTACGGCTTCTACCCAGGCAAAGGCGGCACGTTCGCGGTCGGTATAAAAAGGCACTTCGCGCCAGGCGTCCAGCAATAACAG encodes the following:
- a CDS encoding carboxymuconolactone decarboxylase family protein, whose protein sequence is MEPRMNVHAIGGNLMKAMYQLGIYLSKSSVEQRILHLIYYRVSQINGCAFCLDMHSKDLLTMGETAQRLLLLDAWREVPFYTDRERAAFAWVEAVTTLPNKQVPDQVYQQAREQFSEEELLDLTAATIAINGYNRLNIAFQVPGGSYVPGQFAAKTA